The following coding sequences lie in one Zingiber officinale cultivar Zhangliang chromosome 2B, Zo_v1.1, whole genome shotgun sequence genomic window:
- the LOC122048275 gene encoding uncharacterized protein LOC122048275, producing the protein MGKGLQEPHRCPLSSLPLDLCRKDGTFAFDYNLFFSYFKELVGKEVTVELKNDLAIRGTLHSVDQYLNIKSMAPFLSLIFTSQVDAQRAQPVVVSKPLDGVGMGGRVRGGACSRACPTASSNPPLICARDSREAEEKDVRRQDLMLRSNSVHRRARSLSLLRNLPFRWRPHGAADEERGGDGEKAPDRKQIESEEAPASPVSASSRSSSSSSASSSSSSGWSSKRWIFLKDFLHRNKSEGSGHAKEKLWRAISFSAPKDSPRPTSPPEPETTPQPAESAARREQTTQPPWQQRPVNGLGARRRATAPSAHEWLYTANRAQAEEMKRRTFLPYRQGLLGCLWFGSKGYGAIDGFARSLNHVPSR; encoded by the exons ATGGGGAAAG gTTTGCAAGAACCTCACCGCTGCCctctttcctctctccctctcgatCTTTGCCGTAAAGATGGTACCTTTGCTTTCGACTACAAC CTATTCTTCTCGTACTTCAAGGAGTTGGTAGGTAAAGAAGTGACGGTGGAGTTGAAGAACGATCTCGCCATCAGAGGAACCCTCCACTCCGTCGACCAATACCTCAACATCAAGTCGATGGCGCCGTTTCTTTCTCTTATCTTCACTTCTCAGGTGGATGCGCAGCGTGCCCAGCCTGTCGTGGTCTCCAAG CCTCTTGATGGTGTTGGTATGGGTGGCAGAGTTCGTGGTGGAGCGTGCTCTAGGGCTTGCCCCACGGCATCGTCGAATCCTCCTCTGATTTGCGCGCGGGATAGCAGAGAGGCGGAGGAGAAGGACGTCCGCAGGCAGGACCTGATGCTGCGGAGTAACTCTGTGCATCGGAGGGCTAGATCGCTATCTCTGTTGAGAAATCTACCCTTTCGCTGGCGGCCGCATGGCGCGGCGGACGAGGAGAGGGGTGGAGATGGGGAGAAGGCACCAGATCGAAAGCAGATCGAGTCAGAAGAAGCTCCCGCATCGCCCGTCTCGGCGTCCTCccgctcctcctcttcttcctcggcGTCCTCTTCGTCCTCCTCGGGGTGGAGCTCAAAGCGGTGGATCTTTCTGAAAGATTTCCTCCACCGGAACAAGAGCGAAGGTAGTGGCCACGCAAAGGAGAAGCTCTGGCGCGCCATCTCTTTCTCAGCTCCAAAAGACAGTCCGAGACCCACGTCGCCGCCAGAACCCGAGACGACTCCACAGCCGGCAGAGTCCGCGGCGCGTCGAGAACAGACGACCCAGCCGCCGTGGCAACAGAGGCCGGTCAATGGGCTGGGGGCGAGGCGGCGGGCGACGGCGCCATCAGCGCACGAGTGGCTCTACACTGCGAACCGGGCTCAGGCGGAGGAGATGAAGCGGCGAACCTTCCTCCCATACCGACAGGGCCTCCTGGGCTGCCTCTGGTTCGGCTCCAAGGGCTACGGTGCCATCGACGGGTTCGCCCGCTCTCTCAACCACGTTCCGTCGAGGTAA